From a region of the Actinopolymorpha singaporensis genome:
- a CDS encoding metal ABC transporter ATP-binding protein, translated as MNTKPPDAGTSTAAAVRLRGGAVSYAGQRALSDVDLDVAPGEVVALLGPNGSGKSTLVRAILGLVPLSAGTLELFGTPAHRFHDRARIGYVPQRHTVGGGVPATVQEVVSSGRLARRRLITPWLRPADRAVVADTIATVGLEEKACAQISTLSGGQQRRALIARALAGEPDMLVMDEPLAGVDLANQEILTRTLTGLVEAGTTLLIVTHEIGPLADLIGRTVVLHHGRVGYDGPPTDEVLNGFAGTDPHFLPASPGDPFGFVD; from the coding sequence GTGAACACAAAACCGCCCGACGCCGGAACCTCCACGGCCGCCGCCGTCCGCCTTCGTGGAGGCGCGGTCTCCTACGCCGGCCAGCGCGCGCTGTCGGATGTCGATCTCGACGTCGCGCCCGGTGAGGTGGTCGCCCTGCTGGGGCCGAACGGCTCGGGCAAGTCGACCCTGGTCCGGGCGATCCTCGGCCTGGTCCCCCTGTCGGCCGGGACGCTCGAGCTCTTCGGCACGCCCGCGCACCGGTTCCACGACCGCGCCCGGATCGGTTACGTGCCCCAGCGGCACACCGTCGGCGGCGGGGTTCCCGCGACCGTGCAGGAGGTGGTGTCGTCAGGCCGGCTGGCCCGCCGGCGGCTGATCACTCCCTGGCTCCGTCCGGCCGACCGGGCGGTGGTCGCCGACACCATCGCCACCGTCGGCCTGGAGGAGAAGGCCTGCGCCCAGATCTCCACGCTGTCCGGCGGGCAGCAGCGGCGGGCGCTGATCGCCCGCGCACTGGCCGGAGAGCCGGACATGCTGGTGATGGACGAGCCGCTGGCCGGGGTCGACCTGGCCAACCAGGAGATCCTCACCAGGACGCTCACCGGCCTGGTGGAGGCCGGCACCACGCTGCTCATCGTGACACACGAGATCGGCCCGCTCGCCGACCTGATCGGCCGTACGGTCGTGCTGCACCACGGCCGGGTCGGCTACGACGGCCCGCCCACCGACGAGGTGCTGAACGGCTTCGCGGGCACCGATCCGCACTTCCTGCCGGCCTCGCCGGGAGACCCCTTCGGATTCGTGGACTGA
- a CDS encoding metal ABC transporter substrate-binding protein, producing the protein MFSTIRRAASVRRFAAVAFAGLCAGSLLTACGSESGSGSGDGDRLSVVAAFYPLQYAAERVAGDAANVVNLTKPGAEPHDLELSPRAVGTVSEADLVVYLRGLQPAVDSAVHQEAGDHSLDVTGSARLTLPAPSAGESGHAGHDNHDNNVEGGEEADSVASGKDPHFWLDPLRLAAVGDAIAERLAAADPGRAASFRANADRLRTDLTTLDREFRTGLAPCRNHALVTSHAAFGYLAHRYGLTQFGITGLSPDQEPSPAELSSAATFARKHDVRTIYHETLVSPAVAKTVARETGADNAVLDPLEGLTSQSAGKDYIAVMRANLATLRKGQDCS; encoded by the coding sequence ATGTTCTCCACGATCCGGCGGGCCGCTTCCGTAAGGCGGTTCGCCGCCGTCGCCTTCGCCGGACTGTGCGCCGGAAGCCTGCTCACCGCGTGCGGATCGGAGTCCGGATCCGGTTCGGGCGACGGAGACCGGCTGAGCGTGGTGGCGGCGTTCTACCCGTTGCAGTACGCCGCCGAGCGCGTCGCCGGCGACGCCGCGAACGTGGTCAACCTCACCAAACCGGGCGCCGAGCCGCACGACCTGGAGCTGTCGCCGCGGGCGGTGGGGACGGTGAGCGAGGCCGACCTCGTCGTCTACCTGCGCGGTCTCCAGCCGGCCGTGGACTCCGCGGTGCACCAGGAGGCCGGCGACCACAGCCTGGACGTGACCGGCTCCGCCAGGCTGACGCTGCCCGCGCCGAGCGCCGGCGAGTCCGGCCACGCGGGGCACGACAACCACGACAACAACGTCGAGGGCGGCGAGGAAGCCGACAGCGTCGCGTCGGGCAAGGACCCGCACTTCTGGCTGGATCCGCTCCGGCTGGCCGCCGTGGGCGACGCCATCGCCGAGCGGCTCGCCGCCGCCGACCCCGGCCGCGCCGCTTCGTTCCGCGCGAACGCCGACCGGCTTCGCACCGACCTCACCACGCTGGACCGGGAGTTCCGGACCGGTCTGGCCCCCTGCCGCAACCACGCCCTGGTGACCAGCCACGCCGCGTTCGGGTACCTCGCCCATCGCTACGGCCTCACGCAGTTCGGCATCACCGGGCTGTCCCCGGACCAGGAGCCCTCCCCCGCCGAGCTCAGCTCCGCCGCGACGTTCGCCCGCAAACACGACGTTCGTACGATCTACCACGAGACGCTGGTGAGCCCGGCCGTGGCGAAGACGGTGGCCAGGGAGACCGGGGCCGACAACGCGGTCCTCGACCCGCTGGAGGGGCTGACCTCCCAGTCGGCCGGCAAGGACTACATCGCCGTCATGCGCGCCAACCTCGCCACTCTCCGGAAGGGCCAGGACTGCTCGTGA
- a CDS encoding DUF6703 family protein, with protein sequence MQSRSPVSDRPKSRQPKAGGPRSRPPGPRSGAATSQTGGNRRPGSSASASGTGARHGSGSTGSSGSSGSASSGSSAGFRRTVERLSYPVILRLHRMPRWMVTIGLAALLVAGLLAPVPYGPVCLGVVVALMAWLTYLAWHEGDRSRRVIRLVALALGGAALAMRLIAA encoded by the coding sequence GTGCAGTCGAGGAGTCCCGTGTCCGACCGACCGAAGTCGAGGCAGCCGAAGGCGGGTGGGCCGCGCAGCCGTCCGCCGGGCCCGCGGTCCGGAGCGGCGACGTCGCAGACGGGCGGCAACCGGCGTCCGGGTAGCTCCGCCAGTGCGAGCGGCACAGGTGCCCGGCATGGCTCGGGTTCGACCGGCTCGTCGGGCTCGTCGGGCTCCGCGAGTTCCGGGAGCTCCGCCGGATTTCGCCGTACGGTCGAACGCCTGAGCTACCCCGTCATCCTCCGGCTGCACCGCATGCCGCGGTGGATGGTGACGATCGGCCTGGCGGCGCTGCTGGTCGCGGGACTGCTCGCGCCCGTGCCGTACGGACCTGTCTGTCTCGGCGTCGTGGTGGCGCTGATGGCGTGGCTCACATATCTCGCCTGGCACGAGGGAGACCGCTCCCGCCGGGTGATCCGCCTGGTCGCGCTCGCCCTCGGCGGCGCGGCGCTGGCGATGCGCCTCATCGCCGCCTGA
- a CDS encoding glycine--tRNA ligase produces the protein MPADRLDTLVSLCKRRGFVFPCGEIYGGTRSAWDYGPLGVELKENLKRQWWRAMVRTRGDVVGLDSSVILPRAVWEASGHVEAFVDPLTECQSCHRRFRADHLEEAFAAKHDRPPADITELGCPACGTKGALTEPRMFNGLLRTHLGPVESAEGMHFLRPETAQGIFVNFAQVMASARRRPPFGIAQIGKSFRNEITPGNFIFRTREFEQMEMEFFVQPGTDEEWHDYWLANRWEWYTDLGISPDNLRFYEHPKEKLSHYSKRTVDIEYRFGFGGKEFDELEGVANRTDFDLTTHARASGVDLSYFDQDKGERWTPYVIEPAAGVGRSMVAFLLDAYTEDEAPNAKGKLERRTVLRLDRRLAPVKAAVLPLSRNADLSPQARGLADQLRQSWNVEFDDAGAIGRRYRRQDEIGTPYCVTVDFETLEDHCVTVRERDSMTQERVSLDAVEAYLAARLVGC, from the coding sequence GTGCCAGCCGATCGTCTCGACACCCTCGTCAGTCTCTGCAAGCGCCGTGGTTTCGTCTTTCCCTGTGGGGAGATCTACGGCGGCACCCGTTCGGCCTGGGACTACGGCCCGCTCGGCGTGGAGCTGAAGGAGAACCTCAAGCGCCAGTGGTGGCGGGCGATGGTGCGCACCCGCGGAGACGTGGTGGGCCTGGACTCCTCGGTGATCCTGCCGCGGGCGGTGTGGGAGGCGTCCGGTCACGTCGAGGCGTTCGTCGACCCGCTGACGGAGTGCCAGAGCTGCCATCGGCGGTTCCGGGCCGACCACCTGGAGGAGGCGTTCGCCGCGAAGCACGACCGGCCGCCTGCCGACATCACCGAACTCGGCTGCCCGGCGTGCGGGACCAAGGGCGCGCTCACCGAACCGCGGATGTTCAACGGCCTACTGCGTACGCACCTCGGCCCGGTGGAGAGCGCGGAGGGCATGCACTTCCTGCGGCCGGAGACCGCACAGGGCATCTTCGTCAACTTCGCCCAGGTGATGGCGTCCGCGCGGCGCCGGCCACCGTTCGGGATCGCGCAGATCGGCAAGAGCTTCCGCAACGAGATCACCCCCGGCAACTTCATCTTCCGCACCCGCGAGTTCGAACAGATGGAGATGGAGTTCTTCGTCCAGCCGGGCACCGACGAGGAGTGGCACGACTACTGGCTGGCCAACCGCTGGGAGTGGTACACCGACCTCGGCATCTCACCGGACAACCTGCGCTTCTACGAACACCCCAAGGAGAAGCTCTCCCACTACTCCAAGCGCACCGTCGACATCGAGTACCGCTTCGGCTTCGGCGGCAAGGAGTTCGACGAGCTCGAGGGCGTGGCCAACCGCACCGACTTCGACCTCACCACGCACGCCCGGGCCTCCGGCGTCGACCTGTCCTACTTCGACCAGGACAAGGGCGAACGCTGGACGCCGTACGTCATCGAGCCGGCCGCCGGCGTGGGCCGGTCGATGGTGGCGTTCCTGCTGGACGCCTACACCGAGGACGAGGCACCGAACGCCAAGGGGAAGCTCGAACGCCGCACCGTGCTCCGGCTGGACCGCCGGCTCGCGCCGGTGAAGGCGGCCGTGCTGCCGCTGTCGCGCAATGCCGACCTGTCACCGCAGGCCCGCGGCCTCGCCGACCAGCTGCGCCAGTCGTGGAACGTCGAGTTCGACGACGCCGGCGCGATCGGGCGGAGGTACCGCCGCCAGGACGAGATCGGTACGCCGTATTGTGTGACGGTTGACTTCGAGACGTTGGAGGACCACTGCGTGACGGTACGTGAGCGCGACTCGATGACGCAGGAGCGCGTCTCCCTCGACGCTGTGGAGGCCTACCTCGCGGCGCGTCTGGTCGGCTGCTGA
- the dusB gene encoding tRNA dihydrouridine synthase DusB, with translation MTATSATAAASATAVPRPVPESTPTAFRLGSATVSPPVVLAPMAGVTNAAYRTLCREQGQAFVSKPSSGSSGGEEPLAGVYVCEMITSRGLAEGDETTKRMLVFDPGETVRSVQLYGVDPTYIGRATEILCGDYGVGHVDLNFGCPVPKVTRRGGGAVLPWKRNLLGAILRSAVAAAAPYGVPVTMKTRKGIDDDHLTFLEAGQIAQDSGCAAIALHGRTAAQHYSGRADWDSIAALAASVDIPVLGNGDIWEAEDAVRMVRETGCSGVVVGRGCLGRPWLFRDLAAAFGGRPKPALPGLGEVASMMRRHAELLAGYVGEDRGCREFRKHVSWYLKGFPVRQQVRRDLGLVSDLAGLDALLAELDHDQPFPVGELGLARGRQGSPRSVTMPAGWLDDRDGLGEDLTGAELGVSGG, from the coding sequence ATGACCGCCACTTCGGCCACCGCCGCCGCCTCCGCCACCGCTGTGCCGCGACCGGTGCCGGAGTCCACCCCGACCGCATTCCGGTTGGGCTCGGCGACGGTCAGCCCGCCGGTCGTCCTCGCGCCGATGGCGGGGGTGACCAACGCGGCGTACCGCACACTGTGCCGCGAGCAGGGTCAGGCGTTCGTGTCGAAGCCGTCGTCGGGCTCGTCGGGCGGGGAGGAGCCGCTGGCCGGGGTGTACGTCTGCGAGATGATCACCTCGCGCGGTCTCGCCGAAGGAGACGAGACGACGAAGCGGATGCTGGTGTTCGACCCGGGCGAGACCGTCCGGTCGGTCCAGTTGTACGGCGTGGACCCCACCTACATCGGCCGCGCGACCGAGATCCTCTGCGGCGACTACGGCGTCGGCCACGTCGACCTGAACTTCGGCTGCCCGGTGCCCAAGGTCACCAGGCGCGGCGGGGGAGCGGTGCTGCCCTGGAAGCGCAACCTGCTCGGCGCGATCCTGCGTTCTGCGGTCGCCGCGGCCGCGCCGTACGGCGTCCCGGTGACGATGAAGACGCGCAAGGGCATCGACGACGACCACCTGACCTTCCTGGAGGCCGGGCAGATCGCGCAGGACAGCGGCTGCGCGGCCATCGCGCTGCACGGGCGTACGGCCGCCCAGCACTACAGCGGTCGGGCCGACTGGGACTCCATCGCGGCTCTCGCGGCGTCCGTCGACATCCCGGTGCTCGGCAACGGCGACATCTGGGAGGCCGAGGACGCCGTACGGATGGTCCGCGAGACCGGTTGCTCGGGCGTCGTCGTCGGCCGCGGCTGCCTGGGCCGGCCGTGGCTGTTCCGCGACCTGGCGGCGGCGTTCGGCGGCCGCCCCAAGCCTGCGCTGCCCGGGCTCGGCGAGGTGGCCTCGATGATGCGCCGGCACGCCGAGCTCCTCGCGGGGTACGTCGGGGAGGACCGCGGCTGCCGGGAGTTCCGTAAGCACGTCTCGTGGTACCTCAAGGGGTTCCCGGTCCGTCAGCAGGTACGCCGGGACCTCGGCCTGGTCTCGGACCTGGCCGGCCTGGACGCCCTGCTCGCCGAACTCGACCACGACCAGCCGTTCCCGGTCGGCGAGCTCGGCCTGGCCCGCGGCCGGCAGGGCAGCCCGCGGTCGGTGACCATGCCGGCCGGCTGGCTGGACGACCGCGACGGACTGGGTGAGGACCTGACCGGCGCGGAGCTCGGCGTCTCCGGCGGCTGA
- a CDS encoding oxygenase MpaB family protein: MAARKDHGLFGPGSITWRVHGEHVMWVAGVRALYLQSLYPRVMRGTFQNSALFDRKKAWARFLRTTDFVAVRTYGSKAQAKEAGERVRAIHAGLTGYDPDTDETFRLDEPEGLLWVHCGEIDSYVDVARRAGILSSDEEADAYVAESRRAAEVVGIRRADAPASRADLADYFAMMRPKLYLCDEARQGVLNSFNPPFPVRLAPLRLVVPSLNTLAFMALPRWARRIFGVPTLPTTELSVTLSLRAARQATSLLPPPPRPAAAAV, translated from the coding sequence ATGGCGGCGCGGAAGGACCACGGACTGTTCGGCCCCGGTTCGATCACCTGGCGGGTACACGGCGAGCACGTCATGTGGGTGGCGGGTGTACGCGCGCTCTACCTCCAGTCGCTGTATCCGCGGGTCATGCGCGGCACCTTCCAGAACTCCGCGCTGTTCGACCGGAAGAAGGCATGGGCGCGGTTCCTGCGTACGACCGACTTCGTGGCCGTGCGCACCTACGGCAGCAAGGCGCAGGCGAAGGAGGCCGGTGAACGGGTGCGGGCCATCCACGCCGGGCTCACAGGTTACGACCCCGACACCGACGAGACGTTCCGGCTGGACGAGCCGGAGGGCCTGCTGTGGGTGCACTGCGGCGAGATCGACTCCTACGTCGACGTGGCCCGCAGGGCGGGCATCCTGAGCAGCGACGAGGAGGCCGACGCCTACGTCGCGGAGAGCAGGCGGGCAGCCGAGGTGGTCGGTATCCGGCGCGCCGACGCGCCCGCCTCCCGGGCCGACCTCGCCGACTACTTCGCCATGATGCGGCCGAAGCTGTACCTCTGCGACGAAGCCCGCCAGGGCGTGCTGAACTCCTTCAACCCGCCGTTTCCGGTCCGGTTGGCGCCGCTGCGGCTGGTGGTGCCCTCGCTCAACACGCTGGCCTTCATGGCGCTGCCGCGCTGGGCCCGCCGCATCTTCGGCGTACCCACGCTGCCCACCACGGAGCTCTCGGTCACGCTCAGCCTGCGAGCCGCCCGCCAGGCCACCTCGCTGCTTCCGCCCCCGCCGCGCCCCGCAGCCGCCGCCGTCTAG
- the ppdK gene encoding pyruvate, phosphate dikinase — protein sequence MLVYGFAQGNKDMRDLLGGKGANLAEMTNLGLPVPPGFTITTEACRTYLDTGQVPAELHDEVTKHLALVETARGKRLGDPGDPLLVSVRSGAKFSMPGMMDTVLNIGLTDRSVRGLAEQAGDERFAWDSYRRLLQMFGKTVQGIDGAHFDDALDALKRDRGAPHDVDLDAGALRELVTTYKQIVRAESGRDFPQDPREQLDAAIRAVFDSWNAPRAITYRRQERISADLGTAVNVVAMVFGNAGPDSGTGVAFTRDPASGARGVYGDYLANAQGEDVVAGIRNTVPLTELAHLDKKSYDELLDIMATLEGHYRDLCDIEFTIERGRLWMLQTRVGKRTAAAAFRIATQLVDEGLITEDEALSRVDGHQLAQLMFPRFDERAARQAIAHGMNASPGAAVGRAVFDTATAVEWNSTGEDVILVRRETTPDDLDGMIAARGILTSRGGRTSHAAVVARGMGKTCVCGVETLDIDVARGRFTAPGGVEVSEGDVISIDGTTGDVFLGEVPVVDSPVVRYFEGELDPGAAQAEELVRSVHRLMKVADGRRRLGVRANADLPDDAARARAMGAAGIGLCRTEHMFLGERRRYVEALVLAEDDAERTAALEALLPLQRADFEGLLAAMDGLPVTVRLLDPPLHEFLPDLTDLSVRVALAGERGVRDPQDERLLRAVRRLHEQNPMMGLRGVRLGLVVPGLYALQVRAVAEAAAARERAGGHPRVEVMIPLVGTVQELELSREEAERTIADVRERTGFTGPIPVGTMVELPRAALTAGAIARAADFFSFGTNDLTQTTWGFSRDDVEAAFFAAYLERGVFGVSPFESLDVAGVGRLVDLAVREGRAARPDLKLGVCGEHGGDPDSVHFFHEAGLDYVSCSAFRVPVARLEAGRAAVLADADAGSASR from the coding sequence ATGCTGGTGTACGGATTTGCCCAAGGAAACAAGGACATGCGGGACCTGCTCGGCGGGAAGGGTGCGAACCTCGCCGAGATGACCAACCTCGGTCTTCCGGTCCCGCCCGGGTTCACCATCACCACCGAGGCCTGCCGTACCTACCTCGACACCGGGCAGGTGCCGGCCGAGCTGCACGACGAGGTGACCAAGCACCTTGCCCTCGTCGAGACGGCGCGCGGCAAGCGGCTCGGCGACCCCGGCGACCCGCTGCTGGTCTCGGTGCGCTCCGGGGCGAAGTTCTCCATGCCGGGCATGATGGACACGGTGCTCAACATCGGGCTGACCGACCGGTCCGTGCGCGGGCTGGCCGAGCAGGCCGGTGACGAGCGGTTCGCCTGGGACTCCTACCGCCGGCTGCTGCAGATGTTCGGCAAGACCGTGCAGGGCATCGACGGGGCACACTTCGACGACGCGCTGGACGCACTGAAGCGGGACCGGGGGGCGCCGCACGACGTCGACCTGGACGCGGGGGCGCTGCGCGAACTCGTCACGACGTACAAGCAGATCGTCCGCGCCGAGAGCGGCCGGGACTTCCCGCAGGATCCGCGTGAGCAGCTGGACGCCGCGATCCGGGCGGTGTTCGACAGCTGGAACGCACCGCGGGCGATCACCTACCGGCGCCAGGAACGCATCAGCGCCGACCTGGGCACCGCCGTCAACGTGGTGGCGATGGTGTTCGGCAACGCGGGGCCCGACTCCGGCACCGGCGTGGCGTTCACCCGCGACCCCGCCTCCGGTGCGCGCGGCGTCTACGGCGACTACCTCGCCAACGCACAGGGCGAGGACGTCGTGGCCGGCATCCGCAACACCGTCCCGCTGACCGAGCTCGCCCACCTGGACAAGAAGTCCTACGACGAACTGCTCGACATCATGGCCACGCTGGAGGGCCACTACCGCGACCTGTGCGACATCGAGTTCACCATCGAACGCGGCCGGCTGTGGATGCTGCAGACCCGGGTGGGCAAGCGGACCGCGGCCGCGGCGTTCCGGATCGCCACCCAGCTCGTGGACGAGGGACTGATCACCGAGGACGAGGCGCTGTCCCGGGTCGACGGCCACCAGCTGGCCCAGCTGATGTTCCCGCGGTTCGACGAGCGCGCGGCACGGCAGGCGATCGCGCACGGCATGAACGCCTCACCGGGCGCGGCGGTGGGCCGCGCGGTGTTCGACACCGCCACCGCGGTGGAGTGGAACAGCACCGGTGAAGACGTGATCCTCGTCCGCCGGGAGACCACCCCCGACGACCTGGACGGGATGATCGCCGCCCGCGGGATACTCACCAGCCGGGGAGGCAGGACCTCGCACGCCGCCGTGGTCGCGCGCGGGATGGGCAAGACGTGCGTGTGCGGCGTGGAGACGCTGGACATCGACGTGGCCCGCGGGCGGTTCACCGCGCCGGGCGGGGTCGAGGTTTCCGAGGGCGACGTGATCTCCATCGACGGTACGACCGGAGACGTCTTCCTGGGCGAGGTTCCGGTCGTCGACTCGCCCGTCGTCCGTTATTTCGAAGGGGAACTGGACCCCGGTGCGGCCCAGGCGGAGGAGCTGGTGCGTTCGGTGCACCGGCTCATGAAGGTCGCCGACGGACGCCGCCGGCTCGGCGTACGGGCCAACGCCGACCTGCCCGACGACGCCGCGCGCGCCCGCGCCATGGGCGCGGCCGGCATCGGGTTGTGCCGTACCGAGCACATGTTCCTCGGCGAGCGCCGGCGTTACGTCGAGGCACTGGTCCTCGCCGAGGACGACGCGGAGCGGACGGCGGCGCTGGAGGCGCTGCTGCCGTTGCAGCGCGCCGACTTCGAGGGGCTGCTGGCGGCAATGGACGGGCTGCCGGTAACGGTACGGCTGCTCGACCCGCCGCTGCACGAGTTCCTGCCCGACCTCACCGATCTGTCCGTACGGGTGGCGCTGGCGGGGGAGCGGGGCGTGCGCGACCCTCAGGACGAACGGCTGCTGCGGGCGGTCCGGCGGTTGCACGAGCAGAACCCGATGATGGGGCTGCGCGGGGTTCGGCTCGGCCTGGTCGTACCCGGCCTGTACGCCCTGCAGGTGCGCGCCGTCGCCGAGGCGGCCGCGGCCCGGGAGCGTGCCGGCGGCCACCCGCGGGTCGAGGTGATGATCCCGCTGGTGGGCACCGTCCAGGAACTCGAACTCAGCCGGGAGGAGGCCGAGCGCACCATCGCCGACGTCCGCGAACGCACCGGGTTCACCGGGCCGATCCCGGTCGGGACGATGGTCGAACTGCCGCGGGCGGCGCTCACCGCCGGGGCGATCGCCCGGGCGGCGGACTTCTTCTCCTTCGGCACCAACGACCTCACCCAGACGACCTGGGGCTTCTCCCGCGACGACGTCGAGGCGGCGTTCTTCGCGGCGTACCTCGAACGCGGCGTCTTCGGGGTCTCGCCGTTCGAGTCGCTGGACGTCGCCGGCGTCGGCCGCCTCGTCGACCTCGCCGTACGCGAGGGCCGGGCAGCCCGGCCGGACCTCAAGCTCGGGGTGTGCGGCGAGCACGGCGGCGACCCGGACTCGGTGCACTTCTTCCACGAGGCCGGCCTGGACTACGTCTCGTGTTCGGCGTTCCGGGTCCCGGTGGCCAGGCTGGAAGCCGGCCGGGCGGCGGTGCTCGCCGACGCCGACGCAGGCAGCGCCAGCAGGTGA
- a CDS encoding XRE family transcriptional regulator, which produces MSRQEMADQLNAYLFRVTGREFGIDANYVGKLERGVIRWPQKLYRDAFRTVLGVGSDRELGFFNPRRAPALAGNGAAVPAATGSAGDPGNNGHSADAGEHGGALAASSVRTGAGGQAVASPRAGDGLLPAAALALLGPLEATPIPSRVGRDEIGHVRAAAVLFSRWDHSYGGGFVRDAVVAQLRWSARLLQAGAGHRERLELHEAVGHLAHVAGFMAFDAYAFTDAERLFRFALACAEAAGTWHLRAKVLSSMARLAVWRGQAATALGLTDLALLRSDRITPTEQAMLLTARARGLARLGRTRETLRVVGAADDAFARSDPAEDPPWMAYYDAAQHAGDTGHALFDLEVRGYPTEAGRRLAAAVAGHTPAYARSRTISRIKLASLLMATDDPREAVAVGTSALESAGRLRSRRTAEDLRELRRYAGQHATIPDVADLRRRVGTLVG; this is translated from the coding sequence ATGTCCCGGCAGGAGATGGCCGACCAGCTCAACGCGTACTTGTTCCGGGTCACCGGTCGCGAGTTCGGAATCGACGCCAACTACGTGGGAAAGCTCGAACGCGGAGTGATTCGCTGGCCGCAGAAGCTCTACCGGGACGCCTTCCGGACCGTGCTGGGGGTCGGCTCCGACCGGGAGCTGGGGTTCTTCAACCCGCGGCGCGCCCCGGCCCTCGCCGGCAACGGCGCCGCCGTACCCGCGGCTACCGGCAGCGCCGGTGACCCCGGGAACAACGGGCACTCCGCTGACGCGGGGGAGCACGGCGGGGCACTCGCTGCGTCGTCGGTGCGTACCGGCGCGGGTGGGCAGGCCGTTGCCTCGCCCCGCGCGGGTGATGGGTTGCTGCCGGCCGCGGCGCTCGCGCTGTTGGGCCCGCTGGAGGCGACCCCGATACCGTCTCGGGTGGGCCGGGACGAGATCGGGCACGTCCGGGCGGCCGCGGTGCTGTTCAGCCGCTGGGACCACAGCTACGGCGGCGGCTTCGTACGGGACGCCGTCGTCGCGCAGCTGCGCTGGTCCGCCCGGCTGCTCCAGGCCGGCGCCGGACACCGCGAACGCCTGGAACTGCATGAGGCGGTCGGGCACCTCGCGCACGTGGCGGGGTTCATGGCCTTCGACGCGTACGCGTTCACCGATGCCGAACGACTGTTCCGGTTCGCCCTCGCGTGCGCGGAGGCGGCGGGCACCTGGCACCTGCGGGCGAAGGTGCTCTCCTCGATGGCCCGGCTGGCCGTGTGGCGCGGCCAGGCCGCCACCGCGCTCGGGCTCACCGACCTGGCCCTGCTCCGGTCGGACCGGATCACCCCCACCGAACAGGCAATGCTGCTCACCGCGCGGGCACGCGGGCTGGCCCGGCTGGGCCGCACCCGGGAGACGCTGCGGGTGGTCGGTGCCGCCGACGACGCGTTCGCCCGCTCCGACCCGGCCGAGGACCCGCCGTGGATGGCGTACTACGACGCGGCCCAGCACGCCGGCGACACCGGGCACGCGTTGTTCGACCTGGAGGTGCGCGGGTACCCGACCGAGGCCGGCCGGCGACTGGCCGCCGCGGTGGCCGGGCACACGCCGGCCTACGCCCGGTCGCGCACCATCTCCCGGATCAAGCTCGCGTCGTTGCTGATGGCGACCGACGACCCGCGGGAGGCGGTCGCGGTGGGGACGTCCGCGCTGGAGAGCGCGGGGCGGCTGCGGTCGCGGCGCACCGCGGAGGACCTGCGCGAGCTTCGGCGGTACGCCGGCCAGCACGCGACCATCCCCGACGTGGCCGACCTCCGCCGCCGTGTCGGCACCCTGGTCGGCTGA
- a CDS encoding phytanoyl-CoA dioxygenase family protein, with the protein MTTTTEDLLERYADLLPTPDDVAFYRENGFWISGRILPPEVLDTAERGMASFYAGHADRPMPDGSDRVGWRPEHGDVLRKNDYSSLIVDDLATLVRHPVIGACAARLNGEPEIRLWHDQLLYKPSEDGLPESGKVNVGWHTDRQYWRSAASADMLTAWVPFHDVGEREGAVSFVAGSHRWEDDVVLDFFNPDLSTLDAVRAQHDVEVVVAEIPRGAMSFHHCRTVHGSGPNRSGAPRRSIAIHLQPGSNHFVEHQRPDGTLAFHPNDQYVRRDADGHPDYTDPAVCPRLWPPAE; encoded by the coding sequence ATGACGACCACGACCGAAGACCTGCTCGAACGCTACGCCGACCTGCTGCCGACGCCCGACGACGTGGCGTTCTACCGGGAGAACGGCTTCTGGATCTCCGGACGGATCCTGCCGCCGGAGGTGCTCGACACCGCCGAACGCGGCATGGCGAGCTTCTACGCCGGGCACGCGGACCGCCCGATGCCCGACGGCTCCGACCGGGTGGGCTGGCGGCCCGAGCACGGCGACGTGCTCCGCAAGAACGACTACTCGTCCCTGATCGTCGACGACCTGGCCACGCTGGTGCGGCACCCGGTCATCGGCGCCTGCGCGGCCCGTCTCAACGGGGAACCGGAGATCCGCCTCTGGCACGACCAGTTGCTGTACAAGCCGTCCGAGGACGGCCTGCCGGAGTCCGGGAAGGTGAACGTCGGCTGGCACACCGACCGGCAGTACTGGCGCAGCGCGGCGTCCGCCGACATGCTCACCGCCTGGGTGCCCTTCCACGACGTCGGCGAACGCGAGGGCGCGGTGTCCTTCGTGGCCGGCAGCCACCGCTGGGAGGACGACGTGGTGCTGGACTTCTTCAACCCCGACCTGTCCACCCTGGACGCGGTTCGCGCGCAGCACGACGTCGAGGTGGTGGTGGCGGAGATCCCGCGCGGGGCGATGAGCTTCCATCACTGCCGTACGGTGCACGGCAGCGGGCCCAACCGCAGCGGCGCGCCACGGCGGTCGATCGCGATCCACCTGCAGCCCGGCTCGAACCACTTCGTGGAACACCAACGGCCGGACGGCACCCTCGCCTTCCACCCCAACGACCAGTACGTACGCCGCGACGCCGACGGCCACCCCGACTACACCGACCCGGCCGTCTGCCCGCGGCTGTGGCCGCCCGCCGAGTGA